Proteins encoded by one window of Halomonas sp. Bachu 37:
- a CDS encoding acyl-CoA dehydrogenase family protein translates to MDFQVTEEQRMIADTVDEALTELCQSETLREQIEQHNMFDAGRWQALSDLGLPSALLPENAGGVGLDDVAFCAIARAAGAALLPEPLIESAGVALPLLVEMRDSAVDKVSLPQDFDMSVTELTKGMGHAVLVHPLRPFAPHADTACQIIVAEDNVLWVGKPENFTLKAHETIDPLTTLFSVNPHDATRVPLSEEGLAALAKAIDRATLFTAAQLAGIASAAQQLAVTYATERQQFGRSIGANQAIKHLLAEVEVEAAFLAPVIIAAAALLPRQNVLGRGHLANARLRAAWVAGMACQSAVQVHGAMGYAWETDVHLLLKRAMVLSTQWGDDERLFNHAADRTFDAGQMPGPGTLFEAAI, encoded by the coding sequence ATGGATTTTCAGGTTACAGAAGAACAACGCATGATTGCCGATACAGTCGACGAGGCTCTGACAGAGCTTTGCCAATCAGAGACGTTACGTGAGCAGATTGAGCAACATAACATGTTCGACGCTGGTCGCTGGCAAGCGCTCAGTGACCTCGGACTGCCTTCGGCGCTACTACCCGAAAATGCTGGAGGTGTCGGACTGGACGATGTGGCCTTCTGCGCCATCGCTCGTGCGGCCGGGGCTGCGCTGCTGCCAGAGCCCCTAATAGAAAGCGCTGGTGTTGCATTACCTCTGCTGGTAGAGATGCGCGACAGCGCTGTGGACAAAGTATCTTTGCCGCAAGATTTTGATATGTCTGTTACTGAGCTAACAAAAGGCATGGGGCACGCTGTGCTTGTCCATCCTTTACGCCCGTTTGCTCCCCATGCCGACACTGCGTGTCAGATTATTGTTGCAGAAGACAACGTACTATGGGTAGGGAAGCCGGAAAATTTTACTCTCAAGGCGCACGAAACGATTGATCCGCTGACTACGCTATTCTCAGTTAACCCTCATGATGCTACCCGTGTCCCTCTGTCTGAAGAAGGTCTGGCCGCTTTGGCCAAGGCAATAGACCGTGCCACCTTATTCACTGCCGCGCAACTAGCTGGTATTGCGTCGGCGGCGCAACAGCTAGCCGTCACCTACGCCACAGAGCGTCAGCAATTCGGCCGCTCAATCGGGGCCAATCAGGCGATCAAGCATCTATTGGCGGAAGTTGAAGTCGAAGCGGCATTTCTCGCTCCTGTGATTATCGCAGCGGCTGCACTGTTGCCACGCCAGAATGTATTGGGACGCGGCCATCTCGCTAATGCAAGACTACGCGCCGCCTGGGTGGCCGGCATGGCCTGCCAGAGCGCCGTTCAGGTACACGGAGCAATGGGCTATGCATGGGAAACCGACGTCCACCTCTTACTCAAGAGAGCCATGGTGCTGTCAACGCAGTGGGGGGATGACGAACGACTGTTCAACCATGCAGCCGATCGAACGTTCGATGCGGGTCAGATGCCCGGCCCGGGAACTTTGTTTGAAGCAGCTATTTGA